One window of Dysidea avara chromosome 11, odDysAvar1.4, whole genome shotgun sequence genomic DNA carries:
- the LOC136237719 gene encoding uncharacterized protein, protein MAELARKKKIRGGHRASATRMVTQVLDAIEHPDNPESTLTKLKQCKAALEEKLDTVKQLDADILGEVDETDVENEIDQADVFKEKVQRAIIDATSAITAKEVPVRGHSSIVTPPPPPTLPTATTRVKLPKLSLKRFNGDLTKWSTFWDSFESSIHQNSDLSSIDKFA, encoded by the coding sequence ATGGCGGAATTAGCTCGTAAGAAGAAAATCCGTGGAGGCCATCGAGCGTCAGCCACTAGAATGGTCACACAGGTACTCGATGCGATAGAACACCCGGACAACCCGGAGTCAACCTTGACTAAGCTTAAACAATGTAAGGCGGCGCTTGAAGAAAAGCTAGATACTGTGAAACAGCTGGATGCTGATATTCTTGGTGAGGTGGACGAAACTGATGTAGAAAATGAAATTGATCAGGCCGATGTCTTTAAAGAGAAGGTACAGAGGGCAATCATTGATGCAACAAGTGCAATTACAGCAAAGGAAGTACCAGTAAGGGGGCACTCATCCATTGtcacaccaccaccaccacctacTCTTCCAACTGCAACAACCCGAGTTAAGTTACCAAAATTGTCATTAAAAAGGTTTAATGGTGACTTGACCAAATGGTCCACGTTCTGGGATTCCTTTGAATCCTCAATACATCAGAATTCGGATTTGTCTTCAATCGATAAGTTTGCATAA
- the LOC136237718 gene encoding uncharacterized protein yields the protein MIIKTFGSSKGERQLCDVVSIGLYTKKESMIELSLLSVPSICEPLSCQPVIHASKTFQYLSRLDLADHCSEEDCLEIDILIGCDHYWKLVTGQTLREADGPVAVNTKLGWVLSGPVHGLLCTATPVNLVTTHTLLVDVYTVDDSLQELDRTLKKFWDLESLGVKQNEPFVYQDFQKDITFRDGRYEVSLPWKQSHPTLPDHYELALKRLGGLLKRLRHTPSVLCQYNAVIKDQLSRGIIEPVDELKAPSHQVHYLPHHAVIRSDKETTKLRVVYDASARTDGPALNDCLYTGPKFGQKIMDIIVRFRSHKVALVADIEKAFLMVSVCPKDRDALRFLWVDSVNERTPKVLTFRFSRVVFGVSLSPFLLNATIRHHLEKYNDVHPEFVQRFLRYFNLRKFITNSANLQQKMNMKESHSTVNAEGGPVKEEDKTYTKHLLGGRLEQQDNEQKILGVRWNYVQDELLFDLNELAILISTIEPTKRHIVGVTAKFYDPLGFVSPVIVRFKILFQELCSSKVDWDVPLSGHLLDKWRALVSGFQGITSIPRCYFTLLDKASSCCSLQGFCYVSSTAYAAVVYLRIEGSAGTVAYFVASKTRVAPTSKLSIPRLELLSSLLLANLISNISVALTTEFLLQEPCCYTDSKVALYWIRGTTKEWKPFVENRENPADLPSRGITPTELVTSKLWRHGPDWLVDTRFIIEEEELCMTEECAKEVRVTQCYLACNSSTWDLCNIGKLVDCEKFSQMRRLLRVTAYVIKFANLFKVKGNNVDNGMELTTAELMRAEDLWVKESQGSLLQHKSFRAWEQQFHLFLDSGVWRCKGRIDNAQVLYCTRYPALLDKEHRFTQLVVENAHKRVLHNGVKETLTEIRSKFWIARGRQFVRQVLLNCTVCRKTECKQYPVLPAPPLPDFRVREAPAFSYTGVDLAGPLYIKDKGINTNNKVWICLYTCCVTRAVHLEIVPRMTAEAFIRSFKRFTARRGFPVMMISDNAKTFKSAAKTVRSVIDDREVQQYLTGLKTEWVFNLERAPWWGGIFERMVKSTKRCLKRTIGKAKLAYDELLNALTEVEMILNSRPLSYVSTEDIEEPLTPSHLMTGRRLLSLPDAVHYRRPTEDSEFRVDVCHETRRWRTEYLLQLRECHSYDKSGVKNREPKVGEVVVLRSDSKLRGLWKLSGSNTLRRPLQYLYPLEVDCNRDDTAEFGMNVLETDRRIDETPNTGSDLAVQQVSTPNTNRPKRDAARKANEFIRAVMSDDTD from the exons ATGATAATTAAAACGTTTGGTTCCAGCAAGGGTGAAAGACAGTTATGTGatgtggtctctattggacttTACACGAAGAAAGAGAGTATGATTGAGCTTTCTCTGCTGTCAGTGCCTTCAATCTGTGAGCCTCTTTCCTGTCAACCTGTGATACATGCAAGCAAGACCTTTCAATACTTATCACGTTTGGATCTTGCTGACCACTGTTCCGAAGAGGATTGCTTGGAGATAGACATCTTGATTGGGTGTGATCATTATTGGAAGCTAGTTACTGGACAGACCCTTCGCGAAGCAGATGGCCCAGTAGCAGTTAATACTAAACTTGGGTGGGTGTTATCTGGTCCAGTGCACGGATTATTATGTACGGCGACTCCCGTGAATCTTGTTACCACCCACACCTTGTTAGTGGATGTGTACACTGTGGATGATAGTTTACAGGAACTTGACCGTACCCTTAAGAAGTTTTGGGATTTGGAATCACTCGGAGTAAAGCAGAACGAGCCATTTGTTTATCAAGACTTTCAGAAGGATATTACCTTTCGAGATGGGAGGTATGAGGTCTCTCTCCCATGGAAGCAATCTCACCCAACTTTACCAGATCATTATGAACTTGCACTAAAGAGGTTAGGCGGGTTGCTTAAACGTTTGAGACATACACCCAGTGTACTGTGTCAGTATAATGCAGTTATCAAGGACCAATTAAGTAGGGGAATTATTGAACCAGTGGATGAACTCAAGGCCCCCAGTCATCAAGTGCACTATCTACCCCATCATGCTGTCATTAGGAGTGACAAGGAGACTACCAAACTCAGGGTGGTGTATGATGCTTCAGCCAGAACCGACGGTCCGGCATTGAATGATTGTCTGTATACAGGTCCTAAGTTTGGACAGAAGATCATGGACATTATTGTACGGTTCCGGTCTCACAAGGTGGCCCTAGTTGCAGACATTGAAAAGGCGTTCTTAATGGTTTCAGTCTGTCCTAAGGACAGAGATGCCCTCCGATTTCTGTGGGTGGATAGTGTCAATGAGAGAACACCCAAGGTCCTGACTTTCCGTTTCAGTCGTGTTGTTTTCGGTGTATCATTAAGTCCCTTCCTCCTAAATGCTACCATCAGACACCATCTCGAGAAGTACAATGATGTCCACCCAGAATTTGTACAGAGGTTTCTAAG ATACTTTAACCTCAGAAAGTTCATCACCAATTCGGCAAACTTACAACAGAAAATGAATATGAAAGAGAGTCATTCTACAGTCAATGCAGAAGGCGGACCAGTTAAGGAAGAAGACAAGACTTACACCAAACACCTTTTGGGGGGAAGGCTAGAGCAACAAGACAATGAACAGAAAATCCTAGGAGTGCGGTGGAATTATGTCCAAGATGAACTACTATTTGACCTCAATGAACTGGCAATATTGATCAGCACCATAGAGCCAACGAAGAGGCACATTGTTGGTGTGACAGCGAAGTTCTATGATCCGCTTGGATTTGTGTCCCCTGTCATTGTTCGCTTTAAGATTCTATTCCAAGAACTCTGTAGTAGCAAGGTAGACTGGGATGTGCCATTGTCAGGCCATTTACTGGATAAATGGAGAGCACTAGTGTCAGGATTCCAAGGAATTACGTCAATTCCCAGATGCTACTTCACACTATTAGATAAGGCCTCGAGCTGCTGCAGTCTGCAAGGGTTTTGTTATGTATCATCAACAGCTTATGCAGCAGTTGTATACCTAAGAATAGAAGGAAGTGCTGGCACAGTTGCATATTTTGTGGCATCAAAGACACGGGTGGCGCCAACTAGCAAACTATCGATCCCAAGACTTGAGCTTCTGTCTTCATTGTTGCTAGCGAACCTTATATCCAACATCTCTGTGGCACTAACGACAGAATTTCTGTTGCAAGAGCCATGTTGTTATACTGACTCGAAGGTAGCACTTTATTGGATTAGAGGGACAACCAAGGAATGGAAGCCATTTGTGGAGAATAGG GAAAATCCTGCAGACCTCCCTTCAAGGGGAATTACCCCCACAGAATTAGTGACATCCAAACTGTGGAGACACGGACCAGATTGGCTTGTGGACACTAGGTTCATTATTGAAGAGGAGGAGCTGTGTATGACTGAAGAATGTGCTAAGGAGGTGAGAGTTACTCAGTGTTATCTCGCATGTAACTCATCCACTTGGGACTTGTGCAATATTGGGAAGTTAGTTGATTGTGAGAAGTTCAGCCAAATGCGTCGTCTGTTAAGGGTCACAGCCTACGTTATCAAGTTTGCCAATCTCTTTAAGGTGAAGGGAAATAACGTGGACAATGGAATGGAATTGACGACCGCTGAACTGATGAGAGCTGAAGATCTATGGGTGAAGGAATCCCAAGGGAGCTTACTGCAGCACAAGAGTTTCCGAGCCTGGGAACAACAGTTCCACCTCTTCTTAGATAGTGGAGTTTGGAGGTGCAAAGGGAGGATTGACAATGCGCAAGTCCTGTACTGCACGAGGTACCCCGCATTGTTGGACAAGGAGCACCGTTTCACACAGTTGGTGGTTGAAAATGCGCACAAGAGGGTACTCCACAATGGCGTCAAGGAAACCTTGACGGAAATACGGTCAAAGTTTTGGATTGCCAGAGGTAGGCAGTTTGTTAGACAAGTGCTACTTAACTGCACAGTTTGTCGTAAGACAGAATGTAAGCAATACCCAGTACTGCCAGCACCCCCACTACCTGACTTTAGAGTAAGAGAGGCCCCTGCATTCTCATATACTGGTGTTGACCTGGCAGGACCTCTATACATCAAGGATAAAGGAATCAACACAAATAACAAGGTATGGATCTGCTTGTACACTTGTTGTGTGACCAGAGCAGTACACCTAGAAATAGTTCCTCGAATGACTGCTGAAGCCTTTATTCGAAGTTTTAAGAGGTTCACAGCCAGACGAGGCTTTCCAGTGATGATGATTTCGGATAATGCTAAGACTTTCAAGTCAGCAGCCAAGACGGTACGATCGGTGATAGATGATCGAGAGGTGCAACAGTATTTGACAGGGCTTAAGACAGAATGGGTTTTCAACTTGGAGAGAGCCCCCTGGTGGGGTGGCATATTTGAGCGTATGGTGAAGTCCACCAAACGTTGCTTGAAGAGGACAATTGGTAAGGCCAAGCTAGCCTATGATGAGCTGCTGAATGCCCTGACAGAGGTAGAAATGATATTAAATTCCAGACCATTGTCTTACGTATCGACAGAAGATATTGAAGAGCCATTAACACCTTCTCACTTGATGACCGGACGAAGACTATTGAGCTTGCCAGATGCGGTTCATTACCGAAGACCAACCGAGGATAGTGAGTTTCGAGTAGATGTGTGTCATGAAACA AGAAGGTGGAGAACTGAATACTTGCTGCAGTTGAGGGAGTGTCATAGTTATGACAAGAGTGGTGTTAAGAATAGAGAGCCGAAGGTTGGTGAAGTTGTGGTGCTACGGAGTGATAGTAAACTCAGGGGGTTGTGGAAATTG TCTGGCAGTAACACTTTAAGGAGACCACTACAGTATTTGTACCCATTGGAAGTGGACTGTAATAGAGATGATACTGCTGAATTTGGTATGAATGTACTTGAGACTGATAGAAGGATTGATGAGACACCGAACACTGGTTCAGATCTGGCAGTTCAGCAGGTAAGTACACCTAACACAAACAGGCCAAAGAGAGATGCAGCACGGAAGGCTAATGAGTTCATTAGAGCTGTTATGAGTGACGATACAGACTga